From one Citrobacter sp. Marseille-Q6884 genomic stretch:
- the setB gene encoding sugar efflux transporter SetB, whose amino-acid sequence MHNTPVAATPKAFDLTSSAFLLVAFLTGIAGALQTPTLSLFLTDEVHARPGMVGFFFTGSAVIGILVSQFLAGRSDKKGDRKNLIVFCCVLGMLACVLFAWNRNYFILLFVGVFLSSFGSTANPQMFALAREHADRTGREAVMFSSILRAQVSLAWVIGPPLAYALAMGFSFTVMYLSAAVAFIVCGVMVWLFLPSMNKNVPLATGAVEAPRRNRRDTLLLFVICTLMWGTNSLYIINMPLFIINELHLPEKLAGIMMGTAAGLEIPTMLIAGYFAKRLGKRLLMRIAVVAGFFFYAGMLLAHSPVILLSLQLLNAIYIGILGGIGMLYFQDLMPGQAGSATTLYTNTIRVGWIIAGSLAGIAAEIWNYHAVFWFALVMIIASVFCLARIKDV is encoded by the coding sequence ATGCATAACACCCCCGTAGCCGCCACACCTAAGGCGTTTGATTTAACGTCTTCGGCGTTCCTGCTTGTCGCATTTCTCACGGGTATCGCCGGGGCATTGCAGACGCCAACGCTCAGCCTTTTTCTGACCGATGAAGTTCATGCTCGCCCGGGAATGGTGGGTTTCTTTTTTACCGGCAGCGCCGTTATTGGCATTCTGGTGAGTCAATTTCTGGCGGGGCGCTCTGATAAAAAAGGCGACCGTAAAAACCTGATCGTATTTTGCTGCGTGCTGGGGATGCTGGCCTGCGTGTTGTTTGCGTGGAACCGTAACTATTTTATTTTGCTGTTTGTCGGCGTTTTTCTGAGTAGCTTTGGTTCAACCGCCAACCCGCAAATGTTTGCTCTCGCTCGCGAGCATGCCGATCGCACGGGGCGCGAAGCCGTAATGTTCAGCTCAATACTGCGCGCTCAGGTTTCGCTGGCGTGGGTGATTGGCCCTCCCCTCGCCTACGCGCTGGCAATGGGTTTCAGCTTTACGGTGATGTATCTCAGCGCCGCCGTCGCCTTTATCGTCTGCGGCGTGATGGTCTGGTTATTCTTACCGTCGATGAACAAAAACGTGCCCCTCGCAACAGGTGCCGTTGAGGCGCCACGTCGTAATCGCCGTGATACGCTGCTGCTTTTTGTTATCTGCACATTAATGTGGGGAACCAACAGCCTCTACATTATTAATATGCCGCTGTTTATTATCAACGAACTGCACCTGCCGGAAAAACTGGCTGGCATCATGATGGGGACAGCCGCCGGGCTGGAGATCCCAACGATGCTTATCGCGGGCTATTTTGCTAAGCGCCTGGGTAAACGCCTGTTGATGAGAATTGCGGTGGTCGCCGGATTTTTCTTTTATGCCGGAATGCTGCTGGCTCACTCTCCGGTCATTCTCCTCAGCTTACAGCTGCTGAACGCGATTTACATCGGGATTCTCGGCGGGATTGGGATGCTCTATTTTCAGGATTTAATGCCGGGTCAAGCGGGTTCAGCCACAACACTGTACACAAACACGATTCGCGTAGGCTGGATTATTGCAGGCTCGCTGGCCGGTATCGCCGCTGAAATCTGGAATTATCACGCGGTATTCTGGTTTGCGCTGGTGATGATTATCGCCAGCGTATTTTGCCTGGCGCGCATCAAAGACGTTTAA